GGCCCCTGCACAAGGCCACGGGGCTCTTCCTGGTCCAGTCCCTCTTCATCACCATCACCAACGCAAACTTCGATAACGTGCGCATCACAGCCCAGATCACCGAGGCCCTCAGGCTCAAGAAGGCCCTGTTGGAGGAGCTGGGCGTCGAGGCGGGCCTTCCCGACGCGGCCACCTGGCTCGGGCCCGAGTCGGAGTACGCCACCAAGGCTGAGGGGGTGGGGGTGCTGCAAGATACCCACGAGGACATCCGCTCGCTGAAGGCCCTGGTGACTTACGGCGTGAAGGGGGTGGCGGCCTACGCCGACCACGCCGCCATGCTGGACCGGGAGGACGAGGGCATCTACGGCTTCGTGGTCAAGGCCCTGGCTGCCCTCACCAAGGACCTGGGGGCCGACGAGCTGGTGGGCCTCACCCTGAAGACCGGCGAGTGCGCGGTGAACACCATGGCCCTGCTGGATGCGGCCAACACCGGCACCTACGGCAAGCCCGAGGCCACCCAGGTGGCCCTGGGGGTGCGGAAGAATCCGGGCATCCTGGTGTCCGGACATGACCTGCGCGACCTCTCGGACCTCCTGGAGCAGACCCAGGGCACCGGGGTGGATGTCTACACCCACAGCGAGATGCTCCCGGCCCACGCCTACCCGGCCTTCAAGAAGTATTCGAACCTGGCGGGCAACTACGGCAGCTCCTGGTGGCTCCAGGACAAGGAGTTCGGGACCTTCAACGGCCCCATCCTCATGACCACCAACTGCATCGTGCCCGTGCGTCCCAGCTACCAGAACCGGATCTTCACCTCGGGCATGGCGGGCTATGAGGGCATTCCCCACATCGCGGATCGCCCCGCCGGGGGGCGCAAAGACTTCAGCGCCATCATCGCCCTGGCCAAGACCTGCCCGCCTCCCACAGAGCTGGAGACCGGCACCCTCACCGTGGGCTTCGCCCATGACCAGATCCTGGCCCTGGCGGACAAGGTCGTGGAGGCGGTGAAGAGCGGAGCCGTGAAGCGCTTCGTGGTGATGGGGGGCTGCGATGCCCGCCAGAGCGCCCGCACCTACTTCACGGATGTGGCCAAGGCCCTGCCACAGGACAGCATCATCCTCACCGCGGGCTGCGCCAAGTACCGCTACAACAAGCTGCCCCTGGGCGACATCGGAGGCATTCCCAGGGTTCTGGATGCCGGGCAGTGCAACGACAGCTACTCCCTGGCCCTGGTGGCCCTCAAGCTCAAGGAGGTCTTCGGGCTGGAGGACATCAACCAGCTGCCCATCTCCTTCGACATCGCCTGGTACGAGCAGAAGGCCGTGGCGGTGCTGCTGGCCCTGCTCTTCCTGGGGGTGAAGGGCATCCGCCTGGGGCCCACGCTTCCGGGCTTCCTCTCCCCCAACGTCGCCAAGGTGCTGGTGGAGAAGTTTGATCTGAAGCTGATCGGGACGCCTGAAGGGGATGTGGCAGCCATCGTGGCAGGCAGCTAAACGTGTGTATTTCTCGGTGAGGCGTCCATTGATGGGGGCGCCTCGTAATTCCCTGTTCAGGTTGAAACCCTCAGTGACGTGCCAACGGGGTCGCAATGCAGTGGACAGGATATTGTTCCCGAAGCGGACGCATTTTATGAGTCACAACACAGACTTGCGGCAGGAAAGTCTTGATTTTCAAGGTTTCTCCTGCGCTTGGCATTGCCGGGCGAAGGCCTGAGGTTATGTTGCCCTGGTAAAGCCGCTCCAGCTCCGCCCCGGGAGAAAAGCCCATGTGCCCCAGCCCTGTCCGCATCCCCCAGCCCGATCCCGGCGCCATGGACCCGGATGCCATCATCCAGTCCTTCGCTCACCAGATGATGTACGGCGTCGCCAAGGACCAGTACAACGCCCAGCCACTGGATGCCTACCATGCCCTGGCCCTGGCGGTGCGGGACCGGCTCATGGAGCGTTGGTTCCGGACCCAGAACGCCTACTATCACCAGAACGTGAAGCGGGTGTACTACCTCTCTCTGGAGTTCCTCATGGGACGGACCCTGCGGAACAACATCCTGAACCTGGGAGCGGAGGGGGCCTATGCCGAAGCCATGCAGGCCCTGGGCTTCCGACTGGAGGACCTGGAGCAGCAGGAGCGGGATGCCGGCCTGGGCAACGGCGGTCTGGGGCGTCTGGCTGCCTGCATCCTGGATGCGGCGGCCACCCTGCAGCTCCCCTTTTATGGATACGGAATCCGCTACGAGTTCGGCATCTTCCAGCAGAGGATCGTGGACGGCCACCAGGTGGAATCCCCGGATCCCTGGCTGCGCTATGGGAATCCCTGGGAGATCCCACGCCCCGACGCCATCTTCCCGGTCCACTTCTACGGCCACACCCACGGGCACATCGACGGGGATGGCAATTACCACGTCGAGTGGCGGGACACTCAGGATGTCTGGGCCATGGCCTACGACACCCCCATCGCCGGGTTCCGCAACGGCACCGTGAACACCCTCCGCCTCTGGTCGGCCAAGTCGAGCAGAGAGTTCGACCTGGGGCTCTTCAATGCCGGGGACTACGCCCGTTCAGTGGAGGACAAGACCCGCTCCGAGAACATCTCCAAGGTCCTGTATCCCGCCGATGACCAGAGCGCCGGCAAGGAACTCCGGCTCAAGCAGCAGTATTTCTTCGTCTCGGCGACCCTTCAGGATGTCGTGCGGCGATTCAAGAAGCGCACCCGGTCCCGCTGGGAGGAGCTGCCCGACCGGGTGGCCATCCAGCTCAACGACACCCATCCTGCCTTGGCGGTCCCGGAGCTCATGCGCGTACTGGTGGACCAGGAGGGCCTGGACTGGGAGCTGGCCTGGTCCATCACCCAGGCGGTCTGTGCTTACACCAACCACACGGTACTGCCGGAGGCCCTGGAGGTCTGGCCCATGGAGCTCTGGCGCCGCCTGCTCCCCCGCCACGCTGAGATCGTAGAGGAGATCGACCGCCGTTTCCGTCTGACGGTGCGCCAACGCTACCCCTTCGATGATGCCAAGCTCCAGCGTCTCGCCATCGTGGAGGATGGGCACAGCGTGCGCATGGCCAACCTCGCCATTGTGGGCAGCCACTCGGTGAACGGCGTGGCCGGACTCCATACGGAGATCCTCAAGTCCTCCACCTTCGCCGAGATGGATGCGCTCTTCCCCGGGCGCATCAACAACAAGACCAACGGCATCACGCCGCGCCGCTGGCTCCACCAGTGCAATCCACGCCTCTCGGCCCTGATCACGGAAGCCATCGGGGAAGGTTGGGTCACCCACCTGGAGGAGCTGCACCGACTGGCTCCCTTCGCCGGGGACGCCGGCTTCCGGGACCGCTGGCGGGCTGCCAAGCTGGCCGCCAAGGCCGATCTGGCGCAGACCGGCGAGCGGGACGGCAGCTTCCGCCTGGATCCAGAGCGGCTCTTCGATGTGCAGGTCAAACGGATCCACGAGTACAAGCGCCAGCTCCTGAACCTCCTCCATGTGGCCGTCCTCTGGAACCGACTGAGGGATGGGGTGGACATCGGGGCGCCCCGCAGCGTCATCCTGGCGGGCAAGGCGGCTCCGGCCTACTGGGTTGCCAAGCAGATCATCCACCTCACCTGCGTCCTGTCCCGTGCCATCCAGGCGGATCCCCGGGCCTGCGGACATTTGGAGGTCGCCTTCGTTCCCAACTACGGGGTCTCCCTGGCAGAGCGGATCTTCCCGGCCAGTGAGCTCTCCCAGCAGATCTCCACCGCCGGCATGGAGGCCTCCGGCACGGGGAACATGAAGGCCGCCCTCAACGGGGCCATCACCCTGGGCACCCTTGATGGGGCCAACATTGAGATCCTGGAGGAGGTGGGCGGGGAGAACATGCTCATCTTCGGCCACAAGGCCCATGAGATCGTGGCCCTGCGCGACGCCGGCTACCAGCCCTGGACCTGGATCCATGCGAACCCCGAGCTGGCAGGCGCCATCCGGACCCTGGAGACCCTGGAGGGTGGCATCTTCTCCGACCTCGCCAGGATGCTCCGCGGCTCCGATCATTACTGCCATTGCGCAGACTTCCCCTCCTACCTGGAAGCCCAGGCGGAGGCCTCCCGCCGTTACACCCAGCCCGAGGTATGGACTGCCCAGTCCATCCTCAATGTGGCGGGCATGGGCAGGTTCTCCATCGACCGCACTGTGGCGGAATACGCACGGGAGATCTGGCAGGTCGACCCCGTCAGGATCCCTTCGCCCGGGGCCTGAGAGCGATCCGCCCTGCGTCGGCTCAGCCGCCGCTGACAGGGGGCATGAGGGCCACCTCATCGCCCTCGTTGAGTTCCTTTGTGCGGTCCGCAAAAGCACGGTTCACCGCCAGGAGCGCATCCTTGGGCAGAGCGGCGAAACGGGCGTCATCCAGCAAGGTCCCCAGGGTCCGGGCGGTCCCCAGGGAGAACTCACAGCGGTCGAAGCCCAGGAGTTCGCGATATCGGGCAAAGCAGAGCACAGTCACCATGGGTCTACCCTAGTGCAGGCCGTCCGGAATACAAGAGGCAAATCATCCCTCCGTCATGAACCCGGCGGAGGGAGCCCATGCACGGAGGTGGCAGGCGGTCTCAGAGATCGATCTCGCCCATGCCCAGGTCGTCGGCCAGATCGTCCACCCCCTCCTCGGTCTCACGGATCGCCGGGGAGATGTCCAGGTCGTTCTCAAGACCCAGGATCTCGCTGGCGGAGGCATACATCTGCCCAATGGTCTGCTTGCGGGTCTCGTAGGTCTGGATCAGCTCCTGAACCCGCTTGATCTCCTCATTGAGGTGCTGCCACTCCACCCGCAGGGTGCGGTTCATCTGCTCGACATCCTGGCGGCAGCGTTCGCGGGCCTGCTGGTAGAAAGCCTGCTGCTCCTGGTTCATGTCCATGGGGGACTCCGTGGCTGGGGGTTTCGACATTCAGGTTGAGAAGAAGGGGATCAGAGCAGGACCCAGAGGAGGAAGCCGACGATGGCCAGGATCACGACCACCAGCAGCACGATCATCCAACGGGGTCCACCCTGCCGGTCCCCCGGCAGGGTGGGGGCAGGCGCAGGAGAGGGCACCGGAGCGGGTAATCGGGGCGCTGGCGCGACCGGCCCCTGGGAGAAGACCTCCGGCTTGGCCACTGGAGCGAAGCGGGAGGCGATGAGGCGCTGCAGGGGTTCCTGGGCCCCCCTGAGCAGGAGGCTCATGAATTCGGCCACCTCATGTTCCGTGGGTTCCCCTCCCTGGGAGAGGCAGAGGTCCTTGAGCTCGATCTCCAGGGCCCTGGCCGAGGTGTAGCGGAAGTCGAGGTTCTTCTGGAGGGCCTTGTCGAGAATCGCCACCATCCCCGCGGAGATGTCGGGATTGATGGCACGGATGTCCGTCACCTTGCCGAGGCGGACCTTCTCAAGGACTCCCAGTTCGCTGTCGGCCTGGAAGCAGCGCTCGCCGGTGAGGAGTTCGAAGAGCACCAACCCCAGGCTGTAAATGTCGGATCGGCTGTCCAGGGACTGGCCGAGGGCCTGCTCAGGGCTCATGTAGAGCAGCTTGCCCTTGAGGGCTCCGGCCATGGTCTGGGTGCTCTTGGTGGCAGCCTTGGCAATGCCGAAGTCCACCAGCTTCACCGCCCCCTCGCTGGAGATCAGGATGTTCTGGGGGCTCACATCACGATGGACGAGGCGCAGTTCCTTGTCATCCATGCCCCGCTTGCGGTGAGCATAGTCGAGGGCATTGGCCACCCGCATCACGACGTAGGCCGCCACCCGCTCAGGAAGGGGAAGGTGGAACTCCCGAACCTTCCGAAGGATGCTCCGGAGGTCCTTGCCGTCCACATATTCCATGGCGATGTAGTAGAAGCCCCCGGCCCGCCCCAGGTCGAAGATCTGGACGATGTTCGGGTGGGTGAGCTGGGCAGCCAGCTTGGCCTCATCGATGAACATCCGGACGAACTCGTCGTTGTCCGATAGGTGGGGCAGGATCCGCTTGATGGCGACGATCTTCTGGAAGTCGTGGACGCCCCGCTGACGGGCCTTGAAGAGCTCAGCCATGCCCCCAACGGCGATCTTCTCGAGAAGGTAGTAGTTGCCGAACTCTTCGGGATTCCCCGGCTCCCCGGAGGGCGGGACCAGGGTTGGAGCGGGGTGGGGGCTGCCGGGCGCATGGGCGGGCATGCCGGGGCGCTCAGCCTCGGGCATGGCGAAGGGATCGCGGATTCCCGAGAAGCCGCTCAGGGTGAAGTCGTCCGAGAGCGGGGCGGCCTTGGGTGCCACCTGATCGGGGGGGCCCAGCAGGGACTCGAAGAGGTCCGGCAGCCCCTGGGCCTCGGGGACCCCGACCGGCAGGGGGGCCGGGGAGGTCTGAGGGGGGGCCGGAGTGGGGGTGGCCCGGAGGAAGTCCGGCTCGTCCCCGGCTTCAAGATCGGCCACGATATCCCCGAAGAGGTCCTCGGAGGTGAACTTGGTGTCTTCCATGGGTACCGGGCCCCGATGGGGCTTCAGGCTCTGGACCCAGCGTTCGGGGCCCGCAAAGGGATCCAGGCGGCCAGCGGGGCTCCCCAGATCCGGTGCGAGGAGCCCGGGCCCCACCACTAGGTAGGGCAAGCGGGGATCCCGCCCCCTCAGGGTCCGCATGCGGGCGCTGGCGGCAGGATTGGCCGGAACGGCCACCAGGACGGTATCGGGACGGGAATCCAAGGCGTGCCCGTCCAGGGAACGGCTCTCCACCCATGCCACCTCCCAGCCTGCAGAGGCGAAGGCCGACTCGAAGGCTGGCGTCCGGAGGGTTCCTCCATCCAGGACCATCAACAGGGGGCGTGGCATGGCGTCTCTTTTAAGAAATATCGATGATACCAACAGGTTGCCCGCAAGGGGACCTCTCCCGCAAGGGCGTAGGCCCTGCGCGGAACCCTGCAAAACGAAGGCTGGCCATTCCGTGCGGATTGTCGTAGTCTGGCAGACGGCTCCTGAAGAGGAGCGAGATCACGACGAAGGGGGGGATACCTAACATGCCTTTGGTTAAAGTCAAAGAAGACGAGACGTTCGAGAACGCGCTCCGTCGCTTCAAGCGCAAGTGCGAGAAGTCTGGCATCATGAGCGAGCTCAAGAAGCGCCAGCACTACGAGAAGCCGAGCGCCAAGCGCAAGCGGAAGATGCTTGCCGCCCGCAAGAAGACCCTCAAGCGCCTGGCCCAAGAGCGCCGGGTGATGGGTTGATCCCTGTCGTCTAGTAGTCGGGGCCCGCTTCTGCGGGCCCTTTTTGCTTATCAGGTTGCAGAATCCAGACATGAGCCCCGATCTCTCCAGCGAGCTTGAAGCCATCGAGTTTCCCACCCTGTGCAGGCTGGTGGCGGGAGGAGCCCGGACCCGGCAGGGGCGGGATGTCCTCGGCAGGCTGGGTCCCTGGGATGGCCGTGCGCCCCTCCGCCGTCTCCGGCAGCGGGAGCTGGGGCCCCTCTGGGAGCAGCATCCGGCCAGCCTGCCCGTGGTGGCCTTCGACGAGGCGGCGGACGAGCTGCTCAGTCCCGCGGGCTGGCCCCAGCCCGAACACTGGCGCCAGCTCCGGGAAGGTCTGGCCGCCATGGACCGGCTGTTGAAGGCCACCGCGGCCCTGGTCTGGCCGATGGAGACCCCGGTGGAACCCGGGACCCATCCCGAGATCGACCTTCTCCAGATCACGGCCGCCGTGCTGCCGGACCCAGGCCCCATCCAGGAACAGCTGGCACGCTGTTTCACCGAAGAGGGCGTCCTGGACCCCCTGCGGGTCCCGGCCCTGGCGGAACTCCACCGAAACCGCCAGCGCTGCTACCAAGCGGTCCAACAGAGGCTCCAGAAGCTGCTGCGGGAGGTGCCCGAGGCCTTCCAGGAGATGAACATCGTGGAGCGGAACGGGCGCTTCTGCCTGCCGGTGCGGACCGAACGGCGGGGCTCGGTGCCGGGGCTGGTGCTGGACCGCTCCTCCAGCGGGGCCACGGTCTTCCTGGAACCCTTCGAAGTGGTCCAGGCCAACAACGATCTGGTGGAAGCCGAGGCCGAATATGCCCAGGCCGTGACAGCATTCCTCCGGGAGCTGCTGGAGCAGCTCAGGGCCCGCCGTCCGGACTTCATCGCCTGGCAGGCCTTCCAGGGCGAGGTGGACGAGATCCTGGCTCTGCTCCGCTGGCAGCGCCTCTGCGAGGGTCTGCTGCCCGACCTGGGTGAGTCCCGCTTCCACCTGCTGGAGGGACGCCACCCCCTGCTCCTTCCGGCGGTCCGCTCCGCCCTGGACCTGGAGGCCCTGGGCCACGACGCGGTCCCCCTCAGCCTGGAGCTGGACCAGACCCGGCCTGGCTTGGTGATCTCCGGGTCCAACACCGGTGGCAAGACCGTGGTGCTGAAGACCGTGGGGCTTCTGGCCACCCTGGCCCAGTCCGGCTGCGCCATCCCCGCCCGTCCGGGTACCGAAATCCCGCGCCTCTCGACCCTCCACGCCGACATCGGCGACCACCAGACCCTGATCGGGAGCCTGAGCACCTTCTCCAGCCACATCCTCCACCTGAAGCGGATCCTCGGGCAGGCCAAGAGCGGCGGTCTGGTGCTCCTGGATGAGCTGGGCACCGGCACCGACCCCCGGGAGGGCGCAGCCCTGGGCATCGCCCTGCTCCAGGCCCTCTCGCGCCGGAAGTGCTGGGTCCTCTGCTCCACCCACCTGGGCGATATCAGCCAGTGGGCCCTGCGCCACGAGCGCTTCCAGAACGCCTCGGTGCAGTTCGACGAGGAGCGGCTCGCCCCCACCTACCGGCTGTTGGTGGGTATGCCGGGTCAGAGCCGGGCCCTGACCATCGCCTCCAAGTTGGGCCTGCCCGCCTTCATCCTGGAACACGCAGAGAAGGTGCTGGGGCGCCGCGAGCAGGACTGGCGGGACTTCCTGCGCCAGCTGGAGGCCGAGCGCACCCGCCTCCTGGAGGAGTCCGACGAGCTGGCCCGCCAGCAGGCGGCCATGGAGAAGGACCGGCGGATCCTCGCAGAGCGGGAGGAGGCCCTGCGGAACCAGCAGGAGAAGTTCCAACGGGACTCGAAAGAGAAGCTGCAGCGCGTTCTCGACTTCGTGGACCACGAATCCAGGCGCCTGGTGAAGGAGCTGAAGGAGAAGCAACGGCAGACGGAGATCCAGAACCCGGACCGGATCGGTACGGAGACCCGCGAACGGGTGAAGACCATCGAGCAGATCGCCCGGACGGAGATGGCCCCCCTGGCCGCCCCCATCCGGCCCCGGACCGAGGTGGCCGAGCTCAGGGTCGGCGGCTGGGCCCGCCATCGGGGGTTGGGGGTGGAGGGCCGGGTGCTCACGCTCAAGGGGGACCGGGTCACCCTCCAGAGCGCCCAGGGCCGCCGGCTGGAGGCCAGGGCCGGAGAGCTGGAGCCGATCTTCCGGGCCGAGGCGGAACAGGCCCAACGTCAGGGCAAGGTCCGGGTGAGGGCCGAGAGCCTCTCCATCGAGAGCGAGCTGAACCTCATCGGTCGGGCCTCCGACGACATCGACTACGAGGTGCACCGATTCGTGGAGGAGGCCCTGGCCTCCGGGGCCCGCTTCATCCGGATCGTGCACGGTCAGGGAACCGGCAGGCTCAAGGCAGCGGTGCGCTCAGCCCTCGGGGGCCATCCCTCCATCGCGAGGGTCGAAGACGCCCCCCAGGCCCAGGGGGGCTCGGGCGCGACGGTCATCACCCTCAAGTAGGGGGGAGGATCCCCGCCAGGAGCCCGGCCAGAGCACGGATATCCACGGGCTTGTGGAGCAGGGCCGCTGGTCCGTCGGCGT
The sequence above is drawn from the uncultured Holophaga sp. genome and encodes:
- a CDS encoding Smr/MutS family protein is translated as MSPDLSSELEAIEFPTLCRLVAGGARTRQGRDVLGRLGPWDGRAPLRRLRQRELGPLWEQHPASLPVVAFDEAADELLSPAGWPQPEHWRQLREGLAAMDRLLKATAALVWPMETPVEPGTHPEIDLLQITAAVLPDPGPIQEQLARCFTEEGVLDPLRVPALAELHRNRQRCYQAVQQRLQKLLREVPEAFQEMNIVERNGRFCLPVRTERRGSVPGLVLDRSSSGATVFLEPFEVVQANNDLVEAEAEYAQAVTAFLRELLEQLRARRPDFIAWQAFQGEVDEILALLRWQRLCEGLLPDLGESRFHLLEGRHPLLLPAVRSALDLEALGHDAVPLSLELDQTRPGLVISGSNTGGKTVVLKTVGLLATLAQSGCAIPARPGTEIPRLSTLHADIGDHQTLIGSLSTFSSHILHLKRILGQAKSGGLVLLDELGTGTDPREGAALGIALLQALSRRKCWVLCSTHLGDISQWALRHERFQNASVQFDEERLAPTYRLLVGMPGQSRALTIASKLGLPAFILEHAEKVLGRREQDWRDFLRQLEAERTRLLEESDELARQQAAMEKDRRILAEREEALRNQQEKFQRDSKEKLQRVLDFVDHESRRLVKELKEKQRQTEIQNPDRIGTETRERVKTIEQIARTEMAPLAAPIRPRTEVAELRVGGWARHRGLGVEGRVLTLKGDRVTLQSAQGRRLEARAGELEPIFRAEAEQAQRQGKVRVRAESLSIESELNLIGRASDDIDYEVHRFVEEALASGARFIRIVHGQGTGRLKAAVRSALGGHPSIARVEDAPQAQGGSGATVITLK
- the hcp gene encoding hydroxylamine reductase, yielding MSMFCFQCQETARNTGCSVRGVCGKKPDTANLQDLLVYNLKGIAVLEELAMAQRPLHKATGLFLVQSLFITITNANFDNVRITAQITEALRLKKALLEELGVEAGLPDAATWLGPESEYATKAEGVGVLQDTHEDIRSLKALVTYGVKGVAAYADHAAMLDREDEGIYGFVVKALAALTKDLGADELVGLTLKTGECAVNTMALLDAANTGTYGKPEATQVALGVRKNPGILVSGHDLRDLSDLLEQTQGTGVDVYTHSEMLPAHAYPAFKKYSNLAGNYGSSWWLQDKEFGTFNGPILMTTNCIVPVRPSYQNRIFTSGMAGYEGIPHIADRPAGGRKDFSAIIALAKTCPPPTELETGTLTVGFAHDQILALADKVVEAVKSGAVKRFVVMGGCDARQSARTYFTDVAKALPQDSIILTAGCAKYRYNKLPLGDIGGIPRVLDAGQCNDSYSLALVALKLKEVFGLEDINQLPISFDIAWYEQKAVAVLLALLFLGVKGIRLGPTLPGFLSPNVAKVLVEKFDLKLIGTPEGDVAAIVAGS
- a CDS encoding glycogen/starch/alpha-glucan phosphorylase, with the translated sequence MCPSPVRIPQPDPGAMDPDAIIQSFAHQMMYGVAKDQYNAQPLDAYHALALAVRDRLMERWFRTQNAYYHQNVKRVYYLSLEFLMGRTLRNNILNLGAEGAYAEAMQALGFRLEDLEQQERDAGLGNGGLGRLAACILDAAATLQLPFYGYGIRYEFGIFQQRIVDGHQVESPDPWLRYGNPWEIPRPDAIFPVHFYGHTHGHIDGDGNYHVEWRDTQDVWAMAYDTPIAGFRNGTVNTLRLWSAKSSREFDLGLFNAGDYARSVEDKTRSENISKVLYPADDQSAGKELRLKQQYFFVSATLQDVVRRFKKRTRSRWEELPDRVAIQLNDTHPALAVPELMRVLVDQEGLDWELAWSITQAVCAYTNHTVLPEALEVWPMELWRRLLPRHAEIVEEIDRRFRLTVRQRYPFDDAKLQRLAIVEDGHSVRMANLAIVGSHSVNGVAGLHTEILKSSTFAEMDALFPGRINNKTNGITPRRWLHQCNPRLSALITEAIGEGWVTHLEELHRLAPFAGDAGFRDRWRAAKLAAKADLAQTGERDGSFRLDPERLFDVQVKRIHEYKRQLLNLLHVAVLWNRLRDGVDIGAPRSVILAGKAAPAYWVAKQIIHLTCVLSRAIQADPRACGHLEVAFVPNYGVSLAERIFPASELSQQISTAGMEASGTGNMKAALNGAITLGTLDGANIEILEEVGGENMLIFGHKAHEIVALRDAGYQPWTWIHANPELAGAIRTLETLEGGIFSDLARMLRGSDHYCHCADFPSYLEAQAEASRRYTQPEVWTAQSILNVAGMGRFSIDRTVAEYAREIWQVDPVRIPSPGA
- a CDS encoding MoaD/ThiS family protein, which produces MVTVLCFARYRELLGFDRCEFSLGTARTLGTLLDDARFAALPKDALLAVNRAFADRTKELNEGDEVALMPPVSGG
- a CDS encoding protein kinase; translation: MPRPLLMVLDGGTLRTPAFESAFASAGWEVAWVESRSLDGHALDSRPDTVLVAVPANPAASARMRTLRGRDPRLPYLVVGPGLLAPDLGSPAGRLDPFAGPERWVQSLKPHRGPVPMEDTKFTSEDLFGDIVADLEAGDEPDFLRATPTPAPPQTSPAPLPVGVPEAQGLPDLFESLLGPPDQVAPKAAPLSDDFTLSGFSGIRDPFAMPEAERPGMPAHAPGSPHPAPTLVPPSGEPGNPEEFGNYYLLEKIAVGGMAELFKARQRGVHDFQKIVAIKRILPHLSDNDEFVRMFIDEAKLAAQLTHPNIVQIFDLGRAGGFYYIAMEYVDGKDLRSILRKVREFHLPLPERVAAYVVMRVANALDYAHRKRGMDDKELRLVHRDVSPQNILISSEGAVKLVDFGIAKAATKSTQTMAGALKGKLLYMSPEQALGQSLDSRSDIYSLGLVLFELLTGERCFQADSELGVLEKVRLGKVTDIRAINPDISAGMVAILDKALQKNLDFRYTSARALEIELKDLCLSQGGEPTEHEVAEFMSLLLRGAQEPLQRLIASRFAPVAKPEVFSQGPVAPAPRLPAPVPSPAPAPTLPGDRQGGPRWMIVLLVVVILAIVGFLLWVLL
- the rpsU gene encoding 30S ribosomal protein S21, giving the protein MPLVKVKEDETFENALRRFKRKCEKSGIMSELKKRQHYEKPSAKRKRKMLAARKKTLKRLAQERRVMG